One part of the Oenanthe melanoleuca isolate GR-GAL-2019-014 chromosome 26, OMel1.0, whole genome shotgun sequence genome encodes these proteins:
- the LAMTOR5 gene encoding ragulator complex protein LAMTOR5 → MEGTLEQHLEETMKSPAVVGVLCTDSQGLNLGCRGTLSDEHAGIISVLAQQAAKLTSDPTDTPVVCLESDNGNIMIQKHDSITVAVHKLLS, encoded by the exons ATGGAGGGGACGCTGGAACAGCACCTGGAGGAGAC CATGAAGAGCCCGGCCGTGGTGGGCGTGCTGTGCACGGACTCGCAGGGGCTGAACCTGGGCT gcagagggaCCCTGTCGGATGAGCACGCTGGCATCATCTCAGTGCTGGCCCAGCAGGCAGCCAAGCTCACCTCTGACCCCACTGACACCCCTGTGGTGTGCCTGGAGTCTGACAATGG GAACATCATGATCCAGAAGCACGACAGCATCACGGTGGCAGTGCACAAGCTGCTGTCCTGA
- the KCNA10 gene encoding potassium voltage-gated channel subfamily A member 10 yields the protein MMDVASWKEMEVALVSFDNADQIVEDPCYSNELSPAGQSRKGHPSCANLLSNLRILINSENANNETIFSRFSADFSDHLVGERVGMDEGDQRVIINIAGLRFETRLKTLDQFPETLLGDPEKRMRYFDSMRNEYFFDRNRPSFDGILYYYQSGGKIRRPANVPIDVFADEITFYELGDEAMDQFREDEGFIKDPETLLPTNDFHRQFWLLFEYPESSSAARGVALVSVLVIVISIIIFCMETLPEFREEREFRSTQELSKNVTDTLVAHSTFTDPFFVIETACIVWFSFELFVRFIVCPSKTEFFRNIMNIIDIVSIIPYFVTLTTELIQQSELNGQQNMSLAILRIIRLVRVFRIFKLSRHSKGLQILGQTLKASMRELGLLIFFLFIGVILFSSAVYFAEVDEPQSHFSSIPDGFWWAVVTMTTVGYGDMCPTTLGGKIVGTLCAIAGVLTIALPVPVIVSNFNYFYHRETENEEKQMLPGEVERLLASVATGSGSMESLNKTNGGYPRDKAKK from the coding sequence ATGATGGACGTGGCCAGTTGGAAGGAGATGGAGGTGGCACTAGTCAGCTTTGACAACGCCGATCAGATCGTGGAGGATCCCTGCTACTCCAACGAGCTCAGCCCCGCCGGGCAGTCGCGGAAAGGCCACCCCAGCTGCGCCAACCTGCTGTCCAACCTGCGCATCCTCATCAACAGCGAGAACGCCAACAATGAGACCATCTTCTCCAGGTTCTCCGCCGACTTCAGCGACCACCTGGTGGGGGAGAGGGTGGGCATGGATGAGGGGGACCAGCGAGTCATCATCAACATCGCTGGGCTGAGGTTTGAGACCCGGCTCAAGACCCTGGACCAGTTCCCCGAGACCTTGCTTGGGGACCCGGAAAAGAGGATGCGCTACTTCGACTCCATGAGGAACGAGTATTTCTTTGACAGGAACAGGCCCAGTTTTGATGGGATCCTGTACTATTACCAGTCCGGGGGGAAAATACGGCGCCCGGCCAACGTCCCCATCGACGTCTTTGCTGATGAAATCACCTTCTACGAGCTGGGTGATGAAGCCATGGACCAGTTCCGGGAGGATGAAGGGTTCATCAAGGATCCTGAGACCCTCTTACCAACCAATGACTTTCACAGGCAGTTCTGGCTGCTCTTTGAGTACCCCGAGAGCTCCAGTGCAGCCAGAGGAGTAGCTTTGGTCTCCGTGCTGGTCATCGTCATCTCCATCATCATCTTCTGCATGGAGACCCTGCCGGAGTTCCGGGAGGAGAGGGAGTTTAGGTCCACCCAGGAGCTTTCTAAGAACGTGACAGACACCTTGGTGGCCCACAGCACCTTCACGGACCCTTTCTTCGTCATAGAGACCGCCTGCATCGTCTGGTTCTCCTTCGAGCTCTTCGTCCGCTTCATCGTGTGCCCCAGCAAGACCGAGTTCTTCAGGAACATCATGAACATCATCGACATCGTGTCCATCATCCCCTACTTCGTGACGCTCACCACCGAGCTGATCCAGCAGAGCGAGCTCAACGGGCAGCAGAACATGTCGCTGGCCATCCTGCGCATCATCCGCCTCGTCAGGGTCTTCCGCATCTTCAAGCTCTCCCGGCACTCCAAGGGGCTGCAGATCCTGGGCCAGACCCTCAAGGCCAGcatgagggagctgggcttgctcatcttcttcctcttcatcgGCGTCATCCTCTTCTCCAGCGCCGTCTACTTCGCCGAGGTGGACGAGCCGCAGTCGCATTTCTCCAGCATCCCCGACGGTTTCTGGTGGGCCGTGGTCACCATGACCACCGTGGGCTACGGGGACATGTGTCCCACCACGCTGGGCGGGAAGATCGTGGGCACCCTGTGCGCCATCGCGGGCGTGCTGACCATCGCCCTGCCCGTGCCCGTCATCGTCTCCAACTTCAACTACTTCTACCACCGCGAGACGGAGAACGAGGAGAAGCAGATGCTGCCCGGGGAGGTGGAGCGGCTGCTGGCCAGCGTGGCCACGGGCAGCGGCAGCATGGAGTCACTCAACAAGACCAACGGGGGGTACCCTCGAGACAAGGCCAAAAAGTGA